The Argentina anserina chromosome 5, drPotAnse1.1, whole genome shotgun sequence genome includes the window tcttcatcatcttcctctGCATGTTGCTGTCTCAATTCTGTTGTTCCCTTGTCTGCCAAAACAGAAATAACCAGattttaattaacaaaaaccATGCCTATGATTATTCAAATTCCAAAACTTAATGCACATAAATGAATGCGTACAGAGATAGCTGTTGTATACATCATATTTGCAGAGCAGCAAGAACATATATTTACAAAGAGGAACATTTTTAAATTCTAAATTAACAGACtcgtgaaaaaaaaatgatgttgGCAAAAAGCACAATGACAGAACAATTAATGCTGGCATGGTTCACCATACAGCCAAAATGACCTTACCAAACACACTATACTTAAACTAAAGAACGTTAAACACACTCAAGCATCTGGAATAGAATAAAACAGCTAAACAATATGCCCCTCACAAGTTCCATTTATACCACAAGAACAAAATGCTGAAAAGTTGAAATTTCTGATGAACTCAAGGGGGTGAGAACTCACTGCTGTCTGCAACGAGATGGTCATAGGATCGAGATTGTTTACTTAAATGACCCTCAACATTTGACCTCCCAACTTCAATATTTTCCCTTTCAGACGACAAGGATAGACTCTTTCCGTCAGGCAGTTTGGTGGAACTCCTCTGCCTTCTATTCTTCCTTGGCCGTCGATCAGATGGCAGATAACCATCCTCGAGAATTCCTCCATTTGGTATTCCTGTTCAAGAAGATGAGCAATGAATACATTTTTCATTATCACATTACCCCAGCCTCATCCAAGGAATCTTAACACCAACCTGGGTGAACCTTATCTTGTGCACCATTAATCATTTGAGGACCAGAAACACTAGATGATTTTACCAAAGCTGGTGAATCATTGGCCATGTTAGTGGGCACGCCTTCTAGATTGTTAGGAGATCCAGTCTTCAGTCCCAACTGCTCCTGGAAAGAATATTTTCATCAGGTTGTGTACCTTTTAAGTTCATGTAATTGAACAGgatggaaatactctcaagcAAATGATCTTCAGTAATCAATTCATGAACCACTTAGAGTGGTTGATCAAGACAAGTAAACAGACCAGGCAAGGCATAGCTTAAAAACACTTACCTGCACATATGGCGTAAGTGGCTCGTGCATATCTTGATCATTAGGAAAAGGCTCCAAGTTAACAACCTGCAGTTTCTCTGCCACCTTCTCTGGTTGTGTTTGAGTAGATTTCTTACTTTGTTCCGCAAGGTGCTTCTGCTTAGCTTTGTTCTCAATTTGTCTTTGATACTCCAAAGTTTCTTCAAgttttctttcctcttcttcaaGTTCAATCCTACGTCTAGATTCTTCTTCATGTTGCTTCACGTCATCACCATTTACAGAAACAACAATTTCAGAATCTGGATGGTCACCATAAGATGCGACTGGAGAGGAACTGCAATAGGAGGTAAGTCTAATATACATCAAACTGGGTACATCATTATTACACCCTTTAAAAGCAATCATAATCAAATGTTACCCATTTTGCGAATAATAAATTGATACATATGCACATAAGAAACATAAGAAGACATACCGCTCAGTAGATTCATCATGATGCATGTGCTCTTCAGAAACACCATTACCCTGCAGTAGTAGGGGAAAAAGTGTAAGATATCCGAATAGCTAAGGACCCCCACTAAGAAAAAGACAACCAGACAGACTTAATTGAAACCTTTGTATCTTTTGCTTTCCTATActccttattcttcttcttatccTTTGATTTCTCCTGTGTGTGTCTCAAATTATCATTTCCTCCTTTGACACCTTTCTTAGAATCAAGTGCAAGTTCTGCCAAAAAAGCCTCCCTTGCAGCATCCGACTTTTCAGTGGCGTCTTTCTCAGCCAGATCCTCCAAATGTGCCTACAGTGTTACAAAAATGCATTAAGTTTAGAAAAATAGcattacaagaaaaaaaaaatttcttcttCATTACATACCCTAAGGTAGGACTTCACTAAAGGCAAGATTATTGACCGATAATCATGCGCAGAGACGGGGTCAAGCTTAACTTCCAATTGCCGCATCTCAGTAACATTTCGCATAATCCGTGCATCAATTTTGCTAAGCTGcatgagaagaagaaaaaaaggaacaaaacaaatatgaaaaaaccaacaacaacaaacacaaaacaaaagtTGAAATCAGAACAATGAAAATTTGAGTTGAATGTAACCCCAAACTGACCTCTACATATAACTGTTCTTTCTGTCTCTGGATTGCAACTTCTACACATGTGTCCACCTGATGCACATAATCCTTGGCCCTCCAATCATCATCTTCCCAAGATTCCAAGTCACATAATTGAGAGTTCATACCACCATAAGTTTCGCCATACCCAAACTGGTTGATGTTCAAAGCTTCAGATTCTCTCAAAACATTTGATATGGCATCTAACTCAATCCTATTTGCAGGGAACATCATATCAATATCTCTCTCAAGCTCTCCTTTCCTCTTCCTTAGCACAGACTCGTAGCTACGATTGGAAAATTCTGTGGCAATTTCTCTCTTCCTTCCTTCTTCAACACAGAGATCCTCAACAGCCTGCAAAGCTTCTTCATAGTTTAGATGCTCAAATTTTCTCTCACAAAGACTCTGCAGGTGGTAAAATTCTTTTTCGAGCATTTGGAGAATTTCCATTCCTTGTTgtgttttctcttcttttgtcTGCATCCAGGATGTCAATTGTTCAGCACTAGATGGGCCTGCAAATATCCAGGACAGCAGAGCATCTGAATCAGGGAGAAGCCCAGTTCCATCAGTAAGGGTTTCATTCCCAGCACTACATGTAAAATCAGTGGTGTCCAGAAGAAGGCAGGAGGCATCTGCGCTGAGAACAATCCTCTCTTTGATCAACTCAACACCCTGATTTGTGTTATTTCCATCCTCCATAACACTGCTACTTTTCTCAGAATATCTACCTAAACCACAAGCATGCGACAAATCCTGcaagaatttgagtattttccTAAGCTGTGTAGCTCCCAAGAAGCAAATGCACATAGGTGTTTGCTCCACACCATGGTTAAGAAGCTCAGAACCTGACACCTGTAGCTCATCAATTGTAAATTGTATCACCCTATTAAGATGAGTAGCAGCAAGATATTTATGCCTGATAAGCACCTCAAATAAGCCATGAATTCTTTCGAGAAGCTTCAAACATTCGGGGTCATCAGATAACGGCCAACCACCTGGTAGAGAAAAAAGAGCAATAGAGCCGTTGTCCTCATCACATTCTGTACACTCACTGTGGCCAACCTTCTCAGGAATATTTCCATCATCAGTACAATTACTAGGACCGTCTCCAAGACTTTCCTTCTCAGTCGATTCATCCCAAGCATCCTTGAAACAATCCTCACAGTCCTTGCTATGATTACCAGAGTAGAAATCCTCAACAAACTCAGAGtctttgcattttcttttatCTCTGAGCATCCTAATAGCAGCAGAGACATCCAGCGGTTTCCAAGAACAAGTAAGAAGCATCTCAATCCATTCATTGTCAACATTTGGAGGCAAGATTGACTTCCTTTCCGGCAAAAGGCTTCCCATATGTTCATTTATAACATGGTGCATATGTGATTCCGAATCCACAAACTTCTCATTACACCTACAACAAACCCAGTAGTTCCAACTCCTACGGCTCTCTGCAAACGCCAATGCTTCTGATAAAACATCATTTGCCAAACCATCCTTGGACGAGCTAAATTTGGCTTTAAGATCACTAACTCTAATCCTAAGTAACTCTTTCTTCATATCAACACTCACTGATTTCCAATACGACCTAACCCAATCCTTCCTCTCCGATGATGACCCGTTCTTCCTCAAACCCCCAAACTTCCTTCTCTCACTACCTCTCTGACCAGACCCCGACAGCGAATCCACTGCCCTGTCACTCTTCTCACCCTCATTGCTCAGCTGAGGCACCCCAGACTTCTGCTGCAACAGTCTGGCAGCTGCAACCCTCACTTCAATCTCCTTCCGTCTCTCCTCGGGCGTCTTAGTAGCCTTTTTAATCTCATTTGGCCTCCTAGTCTGCACCAGCCTCACCTCCATGGGGTCCTCTGTAACCCTCCTAATCGGAATCAACCTGAACTTCTCTTCTCCATTCCCCAAATTCTTCATCCATGTCGAAATCGAGGCGATATTAGACTTCTGAATCAGCTGCCTGAGCTCATTCTGCACGTGGTTAACTCGAGCCTCCGCGGTGTTAAGCTTCTGCTGGCTCTCCTCCTGCAAGCTCTCTCTGCCGGGATCAACAGGCTTCTCAATCGCCAGAGCTCTCTCGCACTCCGCCACCACTTCCTCATACTCCTTGCCGTCGTTGGCCGCCTCGTAGAGCAAATTGGCGTAGAAATGAGCGAACTCAATCGAGTTCGGTGACAGCTCCACCGCACGCCGCGCTGACTCCGCCGCGTTCCTCAAATGCCGCTGCTTCGCGGTGGGGTCGTCGATAATCGCCGCGACCTTGACGCACACAGTGCCCTGGACTCGGTGAATCAGCGCCGACCGAGCCGAATTCTCGTGCCGCTGGCACGACTCCTTCATCAGCCGCAGCGCCTTCGTGTGGTTCCCGCGGCGGAGCGCCGTCAGCGCCCGCTCGCATTCAAGCTTCGCGGCGGCGCACGACTCCGAATCAAACAccacaccaccaccaccaccaccaccgcccGATTCAATCGACGGCGCGGATTCGATCTTGCTGTTGTGAAGGACTAGCAGACTGTTAGGGCTATTATTGGACTCCGCGGCGTCGCCAAGAGTGAGCGGAGCAGCATCGGGCTGGGCCAACACCACGGCGTCTCCGCCATCGACAATCGGCGCAACCGCCGCCGGCGACTGTTTGGAACGCGGAGCGGCGTTTCGCTTCTTGTGCCCCATTTTGTGTTAAGCTCTATACAAATCCAACTCTCAcatgcatatatgtatttataattATCCTTTCTTATATCTCTATATATCTCTGTATCTGTATTTCTGTATCTCTATAGAGCGAgcgagcgagagagagagtactCACTGGTGATGGTTTTTGGGGGAGACGAAGCTTGGGGAAGCAGGTGAGGGTAGAAATGGAATTTGGCGAGATCGGCGGTGTGATCGAGACACTACCTACTTGTACTGCGAGTAGTGCCCATGGAACACAGGGCTCTATCAAGAACGAAATGTGTACTGTAATTAAGAAGAACCAAGATTATATACACAAATCTGGGCTCTCGTATTCTGATTAGGTCCATTTTAGTGTAGGGTACGGCAATCTCTCTAAATTTTCCACACGAACGGATAATTTATTCTATATCATTTTATGTTTTTCGAAGAGAAAAGAGTAAAGACTTATCATTgcgtatttaaaatttatgttCGGGAATATGGATTCGAATCTTTCGccaattattttaattgtcgtaTTTGAAGTTTATATAATTGAATTTGGGACGTGTATTCGTATCTTTCGCTTATCATTTTGATTCTCATTCAATGTTAGTAACGCTATTTagatatttatattttgtctttttagtttttcaaTGTATAAATTTGAGAACGCATAATTTGAGATTTCAGAACAAGATAATGAGAGCGCCTCATTTATTTTCATTCTCTCCCGATTTTGTGGATATGTATTTCAAACTCGACAACCCAAAAGTTTTTTTGCCAAAATCAATTTCTCGTCATCAAAACTTAGTCATTAGCCTGAGTTATTTGGGCGTATACGCGTTATAGTTTAAATTTGTCTTTTAATTGTCTCATACGCTATTATAATTGATTACGTCTTCTTCATTTGTTTCTTTGGCTCTAATAAAGAATAGCatcaaaaaattcaaaaacattgttcattaCTTGGCGTGTAAAGTTCTAGTTAATTTAGTCACATTTTTTTAACCCCAAATAATGATTGTATTTAAAGCCGTCATGAGAATCCTTATTATGATTCCAAAAATATAATTCTCTTTGAGGGCGTTAAAGTGGCATGTTGTGAGGCATCAAAGTTCAAAGAAATATTTGCAATCCAACATCTAATATGAATCTTGGTATATCCTTTGAAAGGTTCAATGGAGGGTCACATTGATTTTATTTATAGGCTTATTTAGGTACAAATACccttattattttttgttgtaaTGCTTCATTTTCAAGATTTCATGAAATATTATCAATTTAGAAAGCAAAAAAATAGTGATGATTTGGAAACTTTGGATGTGATTCTATGATTTTTATCCAATAAATCAACTCATGAACAATAGCAAAAGACCGCAGCAACCAGCTGAAGTGATTCCATAGAATTTCACTAAAGATCAACACATTTTTCCAGTTATCTCCAGGTAGATGAAGTTTTGAAAACGATGCACCTACTACAACAAAGAGTTAAAGTCTTCAAGAAAATCCTCAAGTTATCAACACTCAACCACATCAATTTCATGACATGAATCAGCTACATCAACCTTAGGATCAACCTCATCTGCCTACCCACTTTAAAAGTTGGCAAATCCTTCATGTTGTGACTTATTCCATATCTGACCTGTTCATTTCTGGTTAGCTTTGCATGTCCTCGTTGATTGAACACAAGAAGAGAATCAACACCGAGTTTACATCACTAGTGAAAACTAAATTTTATTACTCAACTTAAAGCTGCACATAAGAACAACTTGGATACAGTCATATTCTCATAAGTAGATAACAGTAATCGACTAAACCTGATGCTAAACCTCCTCTTCCTACCAAAAAGGAGGGACAAAAAATCGATGCTGATGACAGAGCGGAAGCATTACTGCCGTTTATATCAAATGCATCCGCTCCACATAAGATTCAAGCAACCATCTATTAAGAGACTCCCCACATCCTACAAAGCAGCCAGAATTCCCATTCTCAGTGAAAAACGGGAAACTAAACATGTGCAACAGTTCCCGCACTGCATGCCTCACCATAGAGGTTCCTGTAACCCTACTCCGCCGCCCCCATCCTGTCACAATATCAATCCGGTTTGGACAAACACCGGATATAAGCATTTGTTGGCGAAACCAAGCAAGTGTTCTTGATAGTGCTGTCACAGCAGTACCATCAGACATAACATGTAGGTTTATCAGCCAATAGCATGAGCCCTTCTCTTTGACAGCGTCTGGATAAACATTCTTCTGCGCAGCCACCTCCCAGACGAAACCAGCCTCCTCCTTGAGCCCTGATTTATGAAGGAAATCCACTACTGCATCTACAAGACCCCTCTTGCTTTCTCTATCCTCACTATGCATCAGATCCAAGAAGCTGCCCATATGTTCTCTCACATTTTGGCCATCGGGTCCTGCTGATGGCATAGACAGTAGGAATGTATGAGCAGGATGGCGTGAGACAGCCATGAGCTCACAGCAAAAATCCATGTCATACGGTGATTGGGCTTCTGTGCAACAACTGAGAAGCAAGGTATATGTCTGCAAAGAAGGGTTCAGACCTAAGCCCACCATGCTCTGCAACAAATTATAGGCATCAGACAAACGGTGCACCCTAAGAAATGCACTGAGCAGAGAATTGCATGTAGGCACATTAGGACGCAAACCAGCACGGAGCATTGTGTGATACCAATCCCACGCTTTTTGCACATTACCAGCCTTGCCCCACAAATCAACTAAAAGGCCATAAACAGGTTCATCAGGTACCCAATTCTTCCATTTCATTTCACTAAAAAGTGCTTCTGCCTCCTCAAGATACCCGCAGTGACCAAGCACCTCCATTACTATGCTATAAGTCACTTTATCCGGCTGAAATCCAGCACCCTGCATATCACGGTAGAGCTTCAGAGCAGTGTCATAGTTCCTTGCTTTGGCCTGCAAAGCTATCATGATATTATAGGTGACCAGATTGGGAACACAACCATGATCCACCATTTCACAGAACAACCGGTCAGCAGCAGCTAAATGGCCAGCTTTCCCGAGGCAGTTGATCATAACACTATAAGTAAATGTGTCAGGCGAAAGACCAGCCTTTTGCATCCTATCATACAGTCCAAGGGCGATATCAAGAAAACCAGATTTTGCATGGATGTCAATTAGTGTACAGTAGGTGACACGGTCAGGCTCACACCCTGCTTCTTGCATTTGACTGAACACATTCATTGCGTCTTTCAAATAGTTTGCACGACCGTAACTATGAATCAAACGGTTATATGTCACAACATTTGGTTGACATCCTTCATCCACCATCTGATTAAGCAATTTATTGATGGCACCAAACTGCCTGGCACGACCAAGGATGCCAACCATTGTGGTGTACGTGTGCCCATCATGCCTGAATCCTGCTTGTCGTTTTAACCAATTAAAAAATCCGAGTGCAACAGAATGGTCTGGAAGTTGTTTCAAAATTTGGTTTGCCTGGTATGCATCCATTGAACATTTAAGATTTCTGAGAGCTGCCTCTGCAGAAGGGCCCCATTTAAGCTGTTGCAGTATGTGAGAAACATTTTGGACAACATTCCCATTGTGCATAAACTGCCTGTTAAATGGAGCAATCCCTGTTGGCATTTTCATCTCTCTTATGGGCTTACTGGAACCTTTAGAGCCAACCCTTGTAGTGTCTGCATCTGGAATCTGTAcattggaattgaaatctGAAACATAGTGGTTTGGCTGAGCTTTTGATTTTCGTGGCAAAGCCCTTCTGTCACGTGTTTCTGGAGTCTGTACATTGTGGGCCACTGCTGGGTCATCTGTCCTGGTATATGGAACATAATTTAGCCCTCGAACATAACTGGATTTATCAACATTTCCTTTTGATCCCTGATGATTCTTTGTACACTCTGAAGCTGCTGCTATTTCCGTAGATGGTTTTGGATGAACATCAATGACATGCTCTCTATTTACCTGCTTCACATTTGATGAGTTGACACTGGAGACTCCCACGCTAGAACGAACCATGGTATTTTTCGGCAAACTAAACACTCCCATTCCATCCGATAAAGGAATCTTATAACTCACTATATCTGACAAAAAATTGACAGCTGCAACACCAGCCTTAACAAATTGCTCTGTAGAAGGAGGTGAAGAGATGACATCCTTCTGAATGGCATCAACGTTGCTATCATACCTTACGGTATCTGATCTCTCAAAAGGTGTGGGGGCAGTCACTTGCTTTATAGAAGTTGTCTGGTCAACACTCTCGGATTTACGAGAATCTGTCACTTTAACTGCATCTCCTGAAATTAAAATTCCTGCCCTCGCAGAAGGTTTAGATACGATGCTTGATGTTTTTTGGGCAAGAAGACCTCTATGTCTTGTTTGCTGCCTTTGTGGGACACAGTTTTCATCTTCAGAGGAAGTGCATGAATTTCCCTCTGTTGCACTACATCGTGAACCGCTAATAAAAATTGACCTAGCACTACTTGAGAGGTTACCTATATGCTTTGCTCGCAACAAATTTTGTGCCATGATATCACCTGCAGAAAAGGAAAGGATAATGGATGAGCAACATGTATGGCATATCAACGCATGATTAACATCTAAATACAGGGGAAATACACAGTTTTGACAGATATAAGAAACCCCccactttttctttttacagaTTATTGATTTGCATCACCCTCACGCACTAGTTATCATATTAAAGTTGTATCACTATACAGATTTCAGCCTAGTCTAGAAAGCCAGAATACACATCCCCAAATAAGAGGAATCCTTAGCATTCTCACTGAACCAGTAATCCTAAACAATGCTTCAGCATCGGTAACAAATCTCTCACATATTCAGCTTCATGATTACGATACCACAAATTCGCCAGAAACACCACCTTAATACGAAACTTATCAGTAACAAAATCTTTAGGAAAACAACCGGTAGAAGAACATTGCAGCCTTACTTTCTAGCCTATTGTTCCAACTCTGTTACACAATTAACATGCCAATGTAATAACTGTTGGGATATATCAGAGATTGTGCAACAAGattaaaacaacaaaatctgGAAATCAAATACAGTTGAACACAGCAGAAATATAAAGGCAATAGACACACCAAATTTAACGTGGAAACCCTCCAATGTGAAGGGAAAAACCACGGGCCAAACTCCGAATAACTTCCACTATGAAAAATGGGATTACAGCCACCAATCTCTCTCTAGAACACTAGAGGATAAACTCTCAAGAGAAACACTCTTGGATGCACACTCACCAGAAGAAAGGATTTtggtctctctctttttcaatGATAATACTCACCTCTCTCTACAGCCAAGCATCTGATAAATAGATACAAAGATCTCTCAGACCCTTCTAGTCTTCTTGGGAAGATTACAGATACTCCAACACCGATTAATTGCAGCTGCACTCCTTTTCTCTAGAAAAACTGAAAcgtcctttttctttttcttttctccaaGGCAGAGACCATCTTGGGGTGTAACTCTCATTTAATTAAATGTCTAACATGAGGAGGGAATTAATTCCAACAATCTCCCCCTTAATTTCTGACTCATGCTTAAGAACGCAGACCTACTAAGAATGTGCAGCTCTCATGCTTGCCTTTTGAAAGAGATTTTGTTAACATATCAGCCTTGTTCTTACTTGTATGAACTTTTTCAATCATCAGCAGCTTTGCTTCAAACTTCTCTCGAATCCAATGGTACCTCATATTTATATGTTTGGACTTCGAATGAAAGCTAGGATTCTTGCTGAGGTGAATGGCACTTTGATTATCACAGTAGATAACAAACTTACTTTGGTGCAAGCCAAGCTCTTGAAAATATCTTTTTAACCATAGCATTTCCTTGCAGCACTCAACTACGGCAATATATTCTGATTCGGTGGTAGATAGAGCCACACACTTCTGCAATTTTGACTGCCAAGAAACAGCTCCCCCTGCAAAAGTGAATAAATATCCAGATGTGGACCTCATTGTGTCTATGTCTCCAGCCAAATCCGCATCTGTAAAGCCTTGAAGAATAGGATTTTCATTCCCAAAATATAAACACAGCTTGGATGTACCTCTCAGATACTTTAAAATCCATTTAACAGCACTCCAATGTTCTTTACCCGGATTTGCAAGGAATCGGCTAACCACACCTACTGCATAACCAATATCAGGCCTAGTACAAACCATTGCATGCATTAGACATCCTACAGCGGAAGCATATGGAACTTTTTGCATCTCTTCCCTCTCTtcctttctcttttctcttttaaaATTTCTGCATTCTCTTCTGTAATGGCCCTTCTCATGACAATGGAAACATGTGACATCTTTCCTTGGCTTAGATTTGCTTCTTGATCTCCCATGAGCATGAGGATGATGGTGTGGCCTCCGACTCTTAGCTCTTCCCCTTCTTTCTACAATCACAGCTTCAGAATACGAAGAATCTGTAGATTTTCTTCTCACCTCTTCATTCAGCAAATTACTGGTCACTTGACTTAATGAAACAACACCTTCAGGAGCAGAGTTGCTAACTGAAACCACCAGTGTTTCCCAACTTTCTGGGAGTGAACTGAGAAGAAGAAGTGCCTGCAATTCATCATCAAGAACCATATTCATTGAGGATAGCTGATTGACAATGCTCTGCATCTCATTCAAGTGCTCATTGATTGAGGTGTCTTCcttgaatttcagattcaCAAGTTTTCTGATCAGGAATGCTTTATTGGCTGCAGTCTTTCTTTCATATAAGCTTTCAAGCTTCCTCCACAATGCAAGTGCTGTAGTCTCCTTCGAAACATGGTGAAAAACATTGTCATCGAGCCATTGCCGAATGACTCCGATGGTTTTCCTGTTTAGTTTTTTCCAATCCTCTTCATTCATAGTCTCTGGCCTATCACCTTCAATTGGAGAAAACAGATCCTTGCAATAGAGTATGTCCTCCATCTTTGCTTTCCAAATCATATAATTTCTGCCATTCAAGCTTACCATCCTGCTTGTATTAACATCCATGATTGCCCGCCACCtagtggctctgataccactttgTTGGGATATATCAGAGATTGTGCAACAAGattaaaacaacaaaatctgGAAATCAAATACAGTTGAACACAGCAGA containing:
- the LOC126793558 gene encoding uncharacterized protein LOC126793558 isoform X1, whose translation is MGHKKRNAAPRSKQSPAAVAPIVDGGDAVVLAQPDAAPLTLGDAAESNNSPNSLLVLHNSKIESAPSIESGGGGGGGGVVFDSESCAAAKLECERALTALRRGNHTKALRLMKESCQRHENSARSALIHRVQGTVCVKVAAIIDDPTAKQRHLRNAAESARRAVELSPNSIEFAHFYANLLYEAANDGKEYEEVVAECERALAIEKPVDPGRESLQEESQQKLNTAEARVNHVQNELRQLIQKSNIASISTWMKNLGNGEEKFRLIPIRRVTEDPMEVRLVQTRRPNEIKKATKTPEERRKEIEVRVAAARLLQQKSGVPQLSNEGEKSDRAVDSLSGSGQRGSERRKFGGLRKNGSSSERKDWVRSYWKSVSVDMKKELLRIRVSDLKAKFSSSKDGLANDVLSEALAFAESRRSWNYWVCCRCNEKFVDSESHMHHVINEHMGSLLPERKSILPPNVDNEWIEMLLTCSWKPLDVSAAIRMLRDKRKCKDSEFVEDFYSGNHSKDCEDCFKDAWDESTEKESLGDGPSNCTDDGNIPEKVGHSECTECDEDNGSIALFSLPGGWPLSDDPECLKLLERIHGLFEVLIRHKYLAATHLNRVIQFTIDELQVSGSELLNHGVEQTPMCICFLGATQLRKILKFLQDLSHACGLGRYSEKSSSVMEDGNNTNQGVELIKERIVLSADASCLLLDTTDFTCSAGNETLTDGTGLLPDSDALLSWIFAGPSSAEQLTSWMQTKEEKTQQGMEILQMLEKEFYHLQSLCERKFEHLNYEEALQAVEDLCVEEGRKREIATEFSNRSYESVLRKRKGELERDIDMMFPANRIELDAISNVLRESEALNINQFGYGETYGGMNSQLCDLESWEDDDWRAKDYVHQVDTCVEVAIQRQKEQLYVELSKIDARIMRNVTEMRQLEVKLDPVSAHDYRSIILPLVKSYLRAHLEDLAEKDATEKSDAAREAFLAELALDSKKGVKGGNDNLRHTQEKSKDKKKNKEYRKAKDTKGNGVSEEHMHHDESTERSSPVASYGDHPDSEIVVSVNGDDVKQHEEESRRRIELEEEERKLEETLEYQRQIENKAKQKHLAEQSKKSTQTQPEKVAEKLQVVNLEPFPNDQDMHEPLTPYVQEQLGLKTGSPNNLEGVPTNMANDSPALVKSSSVSGPQMINGAQDKVHPGIPNGGILEDGYLPSDRRPRKNRRQRSSTKLPDGKSLSLSSERENIEVGRSNVEGHLSKQSRSYDHLVADSNKGTTELRQQHAEEDDEERFQADLKKAVRQSLDTFQEQRKLPLVSSSRTPKRISADFDEGGALHGDIRVENATDIDVLGTGLKNEVGEYNCFLNVIIQSLWHIRLFRDEFLQRSTSEHVHVGHPCVICALYEIFTALSNASTDTRREAVAPTSLRIALSNLYPESNFFQEAQMNDASEVLGVIFECLHRSYTPDSSVSDTESVESNCLGSWDCSNNACIVHSMFGMNIFERMNCYNCGLESRHLKYTSFFHNINASALRTMKVMCAESSFDELLNLVEMNHQLACDPEPGGCGKLNYIHHILSTPPHVFTTVMGWQNTCESADDIKATLAALNTEIDISVLYRGLDPKSTHNLVSVVCYYGQHYHCFAYSHERECWVMYDDNTVKVIGGWADVLTMCERGHLQPQLLFFEAVN
- the LOC126793558 gene encoding uncharacterized protein LOC126793558 isoform X2 gives rise to the protein MGHKKRNAAPRSKQSPAAVAPIVDGGDAVVLAQPDAAPLTLGDAAESNNSPNSLLVLHNSKIESAPSIESGGGGGGGGVVFDSESCAAAKLECERALTALRRGNHTKALRLMKESCQRHENSARSALIHRVQGTVCVKVAAIIDDPTAKQRHLRNAAESARRAVELSPNSIEFAHFYANLLYEAANDGKEYEEVVAECERALAIEKPVDPGRESLQEESQQKLNTAEARVNHVQNELRQLIQKSNIASISTWMKNLGNGEEKFRLIPIRRVTEDPMEVRLVQTRRPNEIKKATKTPEERRKEIEVRVAAARLLQQKSGVPQLSNEGEKSDRAVDSLSGSGQRGSERRKFGGLRKNGSSSERKDWVRSYWKSVSVDMKKELLRIRVSDLKAKFSSSKDGLANDVLSEALAFAESRRSWNYWVCCRCNEKFVDSESHMHHVINEHMGSLLPERKSILPPNVDNEWIEMLLTCSWKPLDVSAAIRMLRDKRKCKDSEFVEDFYSGNHSKDCEDCFKDAWDESTEKESLGDGPSNCTDDGNIPEKVGHSECTECDEDNGSIALFSLPGGWPLSDDPECLKLLERIHGLFEVLIRHKYLAATHLNRVIQFTIDELQVSGSELLNHGVEQTPMCICFLGATQLRKILKFLQDLSHACGLGRYSEKSSSVMEDGNNTNQGVELIKERIVLSADASCLLLDTTDFTCSAGNETLTDGTGLLPDSDALLSWIFAGPSSAEQLTSWMQTKEEKTQQGMEILQMLEKEFYHLQSLCERKFEHLNYEEALQAVEDLCVEEGRKREIATEFSNRSYESVLRKRKGELERDIDMMFPANRIELDAISNVLRESEALNINQFGYGETYGGMNSQLCDLESWEDDDWRAKDYVHQVDTCVEVAIQRQKEQLYVELSKIDARIMRNVTEMRQLEVKLDPVSAHDYRSIILPLVKSYLRAHLEDLAEKDATEKSDAAREAFLAELALDSKKGVKGGNDNLRHTQEKSKDKKKNKEYRKAKDTKGNGVSEEHMHHDESTERSSPVASYGDHPDSEIVVSVNGDDVKQHEEESRRRIELEEEERKLEETLEYQRQIENKAKQKHLAEQSKKSTQTQPEKVAEKLQVVNLEPFPNDQDMHEPLTPYVQLGLKTGSPNNLEGVPTNMANDSPALVKSSSVSGPQMINGAQDKVHPGIPNGGILEDGYLPSDRRPRKNRRQRSSTKLPDGKSLSLSSERENIEVGRSNVEGHLSKQSRSYDHLVADSNKGTTELRQQHAEEDDEERFQADLKKAVRQSLDTFQEQRKLPLVSSSRTPKRISADFDEGGALHGDIRVENATDIDVLGTGLKNEVGEYNCFLNVIIQSLWHIRLFRDEFLQRSTSEHVHVGHPCVICALYEIFTALSNASTDTRREAVAPTSLRIALSNLYPESNFFQEAQMNDASEVLGVIFECLHRSYTPDSSVSDTESVESNCLGSWDCSNNACIVHSMFGMNIFERMNCYNCGLESRHLKYTSFFHNINASALRTMKVMCAESSFDELLNLVEMNHQLACDPEPGGCGKLNYIHHILSTPPHVFTTVMGWQNTCESADDIKATLAALNTEIDISVLYRGLDPKSTHNLVSVVCYYGQHYHCFAYSHERECWVMYDDNTVKVIGGWADVLTMCERGHLQPQLLFFEAVN